The following are from one region of the Phycisphaerales bacterium genome:
- a CDS encoding class I SAM-dependent methyltransferase yields MEYVIAGLCVLGFAAAVYRLRQYRAKYEGRGLFLPWPIKKVSAGEVDEVLAPGELGPKIESETIFLPAINVLGGISDRETWVLCAIASKSKLIFEFGTCTGKTTYLLARNAPADARVVTLTLAPEQAPAYANAAGDSGRDRRAALEESAFTEFFYSGTPVEGRITQLFGDSKAFDESEYAGQCDMIFVDGSHAASYVESDSRKALRMVKPGGLIFWHDYRGPNRAPGVFRTLNKLAKELPLRHIEGTTLVCYRAPLR; encoded by the coding sequence ATGGAGTACGTGATCGCAGGGTTGTGCGTGCTTGGCTTCGCGGCCGCGGTGTACCGGCTGCGGCAGTACCGCGCGAAGTACGAGGGGCGTGGGCTGTTCCTGCCCTGGCCCATCAAGAAGGTGAGCGCGGGCGAGGTCGATGAGGTGCTCGCGCCGGGCGAGCTGGGACCGAAGATCGAGTCCGAGACGATCTTCCTGCCGGCGATCAACGTGCTCGGCGGCATCAGCGACCGCGAGACGTGGGTGCTGTGCGCGATTGCCAGCAAGTCGAAGCTGATCTTCGAGTTCGGCACCTGCACCGGCAAGACGACGTACCTGCTGGCCCGCAACGCGCCGGCGGATGCGAGGGTGGTGACGCTGACCCTCGCTCCCGAGCAGGCGCCCGCGTACGCCAACGCGGCCGGCGACTCGGGGCGCGACCGCCGGGCAGCGCTGGAGGAGTCGGCGTTCACCGAGTTCTTCTACTCGGGCACCCCGGTGGAGGGACGGATCACGCAGCTCTTCGGCGACAGCAAGGCCTTCGACGAGAGCGAGTACGCGGGGCAGTGCGACATGATTTTCGTCGACGGCTCGCACGCGGCTTCGTACGTCGAGAGCGACAGCCGCAAGGCGCTGCGGATGGTGAAGCCCGGCGGGTTGATCTTCTGGCACGACTACCGCGGGCCGAACCGGGCGCCTGGCGTGTTCAGGACGCTGAACAAGCTCGCGAAGGAGCTGCCGCTGCGGCACATCGAGGGGACGACGCTGGTCTGCTACCGGGCGCCGCTGAGGTGA
- a CDS encoding type II secretion system protein: protein MSSPARRAFTLIELLVVIAIVALLIAVLLPALGKAREAARSALELSSISQLAKVNATYSNDFKDTIIPGRISKYWIWWQNCGTDMFPNDPFDNRSRISHESMRNWTWRLAGYANLSVDQVLVINKQDNADFRARGYNGRALYQHNRYTYPDTSFVGAVATHPSFGMNTVFFGGDCNHSAFKMHGMTPCGWDGIVGDRNPMSQGGQFYRTKSTDVRFPSNLLTFAASRAADVSGTGYWSNGRNPADAGTTTPNIIRDGFYKVLPPTNIPVSDPDHGFGYSLAPGWQGAANQPFTPRTPPSQYGYLNPRYFKTVANTRLDASAGRLKLDELRDMKYWDDFAAENTHPTTRVYTWRPR, encoded by the coding sequence ATGTCCAGCCCCGCCCGCCGTGCGTTCACGCTGATTGAGCTGCTCGTGGTGATCGCGATCGTCGCGCTGCTGATCGCAGTGCTGCTGCCCGCGCTCGGCAAGGCCCGCGAGGCCGCACGCTCGGCGCTCGAGCTCTCGAGCATCAGTCAGCTCGCCAAGGTGAACGCGACCTACTCCAACGACTTCAAGGACACGATCATCCCCGGCCGCATCAGCAAGTACTGGATCTGGTGGCAGAACTGCGGCACGGACATGTTCCCCAACGACCCCTTCGACAACCGCTCGCGCATCTCACACGAGTCGATGCGCAACTGGACGTGGCGCCTCGCCGGCTACGCGAACCTCAGCGTCGACCAGGTGCTCGTCATCAACAAGCAGGACAACGCCGACTTCCGCGCCCGCGGCTACAACGGCCGCGCCCTCTACCAGCACAACCGCTACACCTACCCCGACACCTCCTTCGTCGGCGCGGTCGCGACCCACCCCTCCTTCGGCATGAACACCGTGTTCTTCGGCGGCGATTGCAACCACTCCGCCTTCAAGATGCACGGCATGACCCCCTGCGGGTGGGACGGCATCGTCGGTGACCGCAACCCCATGTCGCAGGGCGGCCAGTTCTACCGCACCAAGTCCACCGACGTCCGCTTCCCCTCCAACCTGCTGACCTTCGCCGCGTCGCGCGCCGCCGACGTCTCCGGCACCGGCTACTGGAGCAACGGCCGCAACCCCGCCGACGCGGGCACCACCACGCCCAACATCATCCGCGACGGCTTCTACAAGGTCCTTCCGCCCACCAATATCCCCGTCAGCGACCCCGACCACGGCTTCGGCTACTCCCTCGCCCCCGGCTGGCAGGGCGCCGCCAACCAGCCCTTCACGCCCCGCACCCCGCCCAGCCAGTACGGCTATCTCAACCCCCGCTACTTCAAGACGGTCGCCAACACACGCCTGGACGCCAGCGCCGGCCGCCTCAAGCTGGATGAGCTGCGCGACATGAAGTACTGGGACGACTTCGCCGCCGAGAACACGCACCCCACGACGCGCGTGTACACGTGGCGTCCGCGGTGA
- a CDS encoding class I SAM-dependent methyltransferase has protein sequence MALHELNPTGRFSDRGREYARYRPSYPAAAIDAVVRAVELVRGAGGGGREIIAADVGAGTGISSRLLTERGVRVMAVEPNAGMRDSAEPHARVSWIDGSAERTGLDAQSVDLVLCAQAFHWFDESKALAEFHRVLKERGVLSLVWNDRDNSDPLTGAYGRAILEASGNHPAALDRSECGQAVFGSPLFRGAQVQAFAYEQPMDLDGLIGRALSASYTPKAGPAHEKLVRELREAHAAFADAEGVVRMRYRTRVYTAVRADAA, from the coding sequence TTGGCGCTGCACGAGCTCAACCCCACCGGACGGTTCTCTGATCGCGGGCGGGAGTACGCGCGGTACCGGCCGAGCTATCCCGCGGCGGCCATCGATGCGGTCGTGCGGGCGGTGGAGCTTGTTCGTGGTGCGGGCGGCGGCGGTCGCGAGATCATCGCGGCCGATGTCGGCGCGGGAACGGGGATCTCGTCGCGCCTGCTGACGGAGCGCGGCGTGCGGGTGATGGCGGTTGAGCCCAACGCGGGGATGCGGGACTCGGCCGAGCCGCACGCGCGGGTGTCGTGGATCGATGGATCCGCGGAGCGCACGGGCCTGGATGCGCAGAGCGTCGATCTGGTGCTGTGTGCGCAGGCGTTCCACTGGTTCGATGAGTCGAAGGCGCTGGCCGAGTTCCACCGCGTGCTCAAGGAGAGGGGCGTGCTAAGCCTGGTGTGGAACGACCGGGACAACAGCGACCCGCTGACGGGCGCGTACGGGCGGGCGATCCTGGAGGCCAGCGGGAACCACCCGGCGGCGCTGGACCGCAGTGAGTGCGGGCAGGCTGTCTTTGGGTCGCCGCTGTTTCGCGGTGCGCAAGTGCAGGCGTTCGCGTACGAGCAGCCGATGGACCTTGACGGGCTGATCGGGCGAGCGCTGAGCGCGTCGTACACGCCCAAGGCGGGGCCGGCGCACGAGAAGCTGGTGCGCGAGCTGCGGGAAGCGCACGCCGCGTTCGCTGATGCGGAGGGGGTCGTGCGGATGCGGTACCGCACGCGGGTGTACACGGCGGTGCGTGCGGACGCAGCGTGA
- the gcvP gene encoding aminomethyl-transferring glycine dehydrogenase yields MQTTLTSAPVKVDIHPESRPQPGLLSASDTFAHRHIGPSEAEIAEMLGTLGYSSLDQFADAVVPANIRLKKTMELTGLHAEPRGEFEVLAELKAIASQNKIARSFIGMGYYDTITPPVILRNVMENPGWYTQYTPYQAEIAQGRLEALLNFQTMVSDLTGLPLAGASLLDEGTAAAEAMSMCHAVLEGERPLFYIDRSCHPQTIAVCRTRASSLGIEVRDLPENGAGIDWAKTSGVLVQYPDTNGNVADFADLSDAAHKAGALVVAACDLLACTLLTPPGEWGADIAVGSAQRFGVPMGFGGPHAAFIATKPEYVRKMPGRIIGVSKDAQGNPAYRMAIQTREQHIRREKATSNICTAQALLANMAGLYACYHGPEGLRRIAQRVHAYTSVLALGLKRLGHIVLTPTFFDTIRVKPSSSASSVIAAARAKDANLRDFGDGTLGISLDETTTRADIAMLFEAFTPGVAVGKGGAFDVDKLLVEADLNFPAKFTRTSSYLTHPVFNTHHSEHEMLRYIFKLQGRDLSLAHSMIPLGSCTMKLNATSEMIPVTWPEFGRLHPFAPADQTRGYQKLFKDLETWLAEITAFHAVSLQPNSGAQGEYAGLMVIRAYQQANGQGHRNVCLIPQSAHGTNPATAVIAGMEVVVVATTKYGDVDIDDLRKKAGEHKDKLACLMITYPSTHGVFEEGIREICNIVHEHGGQVYMDGANMNAQVGLCAPGDIGADVCHLNLHKIFCIPHGGGGPGMGPIGVAKHLAPFLPGHPVVKPGTATESAIGPISAGPWGSASILTISWVYIALMGASGLRKATQVAMLSANYMAKVLEPHYGIVYNGKSGRVAHEFILECRPFEKTTGIKVDDIAKRLMDYGFHAPTMSFPVPGTLMIEPTESEPKAELDRFCQAMIQIREEIAAIEQGKADKADNPLKHAPHTIAMVSSDNWTHRYPRQQAAFPAKWLHDHKFWPTVARIDNPYGDRNLVCVCPPLDSYQ; encoded by the coding sequence ATGCAAACCACCCTCACCAGCGCCCCGGTCAAGGTTGATATTCACCCCGAGAGCCGCCCTCAGCCGGGCCTGCTGAGCGCCAGCGACACCTTTGCCCACCGCCACATCGGCCCCAGCGAGGCCGAGATTGCCGAGATGCTCGGCACGCTCGGCTACTCATCCCTTGACCAGTTCGCCGACGCGGTGGTCCCCGCCAATATCCGCCTCAAGAAGACCATGGAGCTCACCGGCCTCCACGCCGAGCCCCGCGGCGAGTTCGAGGTCCTGGCCGAGCTCAAGGCCATCGCGAGCCAGAACAAAATCGCCCGCTCGTTCATCGGCATGGGCTACTACGACACGATCACGCCGCCGGTGATCCTCCGCAACGTGATGGAGAACCCCGGCTGGTACACGCAGTACACGCCCTACCAGGCCGAGATCGCCCAGGGCCGCCTCGAGGCCCTGCTCAACTTCCAGACGATGGTAAGCGACCTGACCGGGCTTCCCCTGGCCGGGGCGTCGCTGCTGGACGAGGGCACCGCCGCGGCCGAGGCGATGTCGATGTGCCACGCGGTGCTCGAGGGTGAGCGCCCGCTGTTCTACATCGACCGCAGCTGCCACCCACAGACCATCGCCGTGTGCCGCACCCGCGCGAGCTCGCTGGGCATCGAGGTGCGCGACCTGCCGGAGAACGGCGCCGGCATCGACTGGGCGAAGACCAGCGGCGTGCTCGTACAGTACCCAGACACCAACGGCAACGTCGCCGACTTCGCTGACCTCTCCGACGCCGCCCACAAGGCCGGCGCGCTCGTCGTCGCCGCGTGCGACCTGCTCGCCTGCACCCTACTGACCCCGCCCGGCGAGTGGGGGGCGGACATCGCCGTCGGCTCCGCCCAGCGCTTCGGCGTGCCCATGGGCTTCGGCGGCCCGCACGCGGCGTTCATCGCCACCAAGCCCGAGTACGTCCGCAAAATGCCCGGCCGCATCATCGGCGTCAGCAAGGACGCGCAGGGCAACCCCGCCTACCGCATGGCCATCCAGACCCGCGAGCAGCACATCCGGCGCGAGAAGGCCACCAGCAATATCTGCACCGCGCAGGCCCTGCTGGCCAACATGGCCGGCCTCTACGCCTGCTACCACGGCCCCGAGGGGCTCCGCCGCATCGCCCAGCGCGTGCACGCCTACACCAGCGTGCTCGCACTCGGCCTGAAGCGTCTCGGCCACATCGTCCTTACCCCCACGTTCTTCGACACCATCCGCGTGAAGCCCTCGTCCTCGGCTTCGTCGGTCATCGCCGCGGCCCGCGCCAAGGACGCCAACCTCCGCGACTTCGGCGACGGCACCCTCGGCATCTCCCTCGACGAGACCACCACCCGCGCCGACATCGCCATGCTGTTCGAGGCTTTCACGCCGGGAGTAGCGGTGGGCAAGGGCGGCGCGTTCGACGTTGACAAGCTCCTGGTCGAGGCGGACCTCAACTTCCCCGCGAAGTTCACCCGCACCAGCAGCTACCTCACGCACCCGGTGTTCAACACGCACCACAGCGAGCACGAGATGCTCCGCTACATCTTCAAGCTCCAGGGGCGTGACCTCAGCCTGGCGCACAGCATGATCCCGCTGGGCTCGTGCACGATGAAGCTCAACGCCACCAGCGAGATGATCCCGGTGACGTGGCCCGAGTTCGGCCGCCTGCACCCCTTCGCCCCCGCTGACCAGACCAGGGGCTACCAGAAGCTCTTCAAGGACCTCGAGACCTGGCTCGCGGAGATCACCGCGTTCCACGCAGTCTCGCTCCAGCCCAACTCCGGCGCCCAGGGCGAGTACGCCGGCCTCATGGTCATCCGCGCCTATCAGCAGGCAAACGGCCAGGGCCACCGCAACGTCTGCCTCATCCCACAGTCCGCCCACGGCACCAACCCCGCGACGGCCGTGATCGCGGGCATGGAGGTCGTCGTCGTCGCGACCACCAAGTACGGCGACGTCGACATCGACGACCTCCGCAAGAAGGCCGGCGAGCACAAGGACAAGCTCGCCTGCCTCATGATCACCTACCCCTCGACCCACGGCGTGTTCGAAGAGGGCATCCGCGAGATCTGCAACATCGTCCACGAGCACGGCGGGCAGGTCTACATGGACGGCGCCAACATGAACGCCCAGGTCGGCCTCTGCGCCCCCGGCGACATCGGCGCAGACGTCTGCCACCTCAACCTCCACAAGATCTTCTGCATCCCCCACGGCGGCGGCGGCCCCGGCATGGGCCCCATCGGCGTCGCCAAGCACCTCGCCCCCTTCCTCCCCGGCCACCCCGTCGTGAAGCCCGGCACGGCCACCGAGAGCGCCATCGGCCCGATCTCCGCCGGCCCCTGGGGCAGCGCCAGCATCCTCACCATCTCCTGGGTCTACATCGCCCTCATGGGCGCGAGCGGCCTCCGCAAGGCCACGCAGGTGGCCATGCTCAGCGCCAACTACATGGCCAAAGTGCTCGAGCCCCACTACGGCATCGTCTACAACGGCAAGTCCGGGCGCGTCGCCCACGAGTTCATCCTCGAGTGCCGCCCCTTCGAGAAGACCACCGGCATCAAGGTCGACGATATCGCCAAGCGCCTCATGGATTACGGCTTCCACGCCCCGACCATGAGCTTCCCCGTCCCCGGCACGCTCATGATCGAGCCCACCGAAAGCGAGCCCAAGGCCGAGCTCGACCGCTTCTGCCAGGCCATGATCCAGATCCGCGAGGAGATCGCGGCCATCGAGCAGGGCAAAGCCGACAAGGCCGACAACCCGCTCAAGCACGCCCCGCACACCATCGCGATGGTCAGCAGCGACAACTGGACGCACAGGTACCCCCGCCAGCAGGCCGCGTTCCCCGCGAAGTGGCTGCACGACCACAAGTTCTGGCCCACGGTCGCCCGCATCGACAACCCCTACGGCGACCGCAACCTGGTCTGCGTCTGCCCGCCGCTGGACAGCTACCAGTAA
- a CDS encoding VWA domain-containing protein, protein MNLRFEQPVWFWLLLALIPAAALGLLWFSSMSPARRVSAIIARLVLYSLIAAMLAGMAWVRKTDRLAVVALVDVSGSVRRYAGDVEMESAPGRRLTAVAAAREFLQRAAEGRGPDDLVGVVAFDGRAAAVAVPTTGKDLDPELDVHLAEGTNIADAIRLGRALIPPDASGRLLLISDGNQTTGDALAAAAEVSAPALAALGASVPIDVVPLRYKLEHEVTVESVDAPPTAAAGAMVNVRVVLNATTASRGTLQLLREGSAVDLNGESPGNGRRIELRPGLNVEVVQVLLDSGRVHRFRAVYEPDVVATGNGGTALAGDTTTENNRAEAFTITPGKGAVLLVDGSAATGGDSTGATLAASLRNSGLEVVVSGPEALPQDLLSLQAYDVVLLQNVPAEAVPVQAQETLVAYVRDLGGGLVMIGGPASFGAGGWKGSPIEPILPVALDIPDKLVTPEIAIVFVLDNSGSMREPVLGTTKSQQQIANESAAMAIRTLDRRDLVGVITFNTNAELLWPLQRNTNTTALTEAVEDISPGGGTNMVPGLELARAQLRNSQAKVKHVVALTDGKSRGNEVAISLAEQMKAEGIKVSTIAVGDDADIRTLQTMADHGEGVFYHAISASQLPRIFLKAVRLVRTPLIRETPFEPVILPTGSPMVAGLDDPPPLNGLTLTQPRPEPTIVNAIMTPTNEPVLAHWQVGLGQVVAFTSDTWKWAQPWLPWDGYEKMWAQVVRQTSRPQGSRNFQATTRTDGEMLRLRLEANDESGRPMERLDVPATVYAPSGASRQVRLVQTGPGTYEADVPAAETGSYVALIKPVAREGNSERRLAPVIVGSTVQEGSEFRARESNDALLAAIASTSGGRVIELAAAERAELFDRAQTRPREAVTPIWRTLLIWCIGVFLLDVATRRVAWDRWLSRRFRPELSAEAAAERERAHAAERTVSALKSRVGVDGAAGATPAIALSEQDARDLAVAARDRRRAQRLAGLSAQAPGGAVETGAGGATSQPPSKPMKEPETGLLAAKRRATERFEDD, encoded by the coding sequence ATGAACCTCCGCTTCGAGCAACCCGTGTGGTTCTGGCTGCTCCTGGCCCTCATCCCCGCGGCCGCGTTGGGGTTGCTGTGGTTCTCGTCGATGAGCCCGGCGCGGCGTGTGTCGGCGATCATCGCGCGGCTGGTGCTGTACTCGCTCATAGCTGCGATGCTCGCGGGCATGGCGTGGGTGCGGAAGACCGACCGGCTTGCGGTGGTGGCGCTGGTCGACGTTTCGGGCTCGGTGCGGCGGTACGCCGGTGACGTGGAGATGGAGAGTGCGCCGGGGCGACGGCTCACGGCTGTCGCGGCGGCGCGGGAGTTCCTGCAGAGGGCGGCGGAGGGGCGCGGGCCAGATGATCTTGTAGGGGTGGTGGCGTTCGACGGGCGGGCCGCGGCGGTGGCGGTGCCGACGACGGGCAAGGACCTGGACCCCGAGCTCGATGTGCACCTCGCCGAGGGCACGAACATCGCGGACGCGATCAGGCTTGGGCGGGCGCTGATCCCCCCGGACGCGTCGGGGCGGCTGCTGCTGATTTCCGACGGCAACCAGACGACGGGCGATGCGCTCGCGGCGGCCGCTGAGGTATCGGCGCCGGCGCTCGCGGCGCTGGGCGCGTCGGTGCCGATCGACGTGGTGCCGCTGCGGTACAAGCTGGAGCACGAGGTCACGGTGGAGTCGGTGGACGCCCCCCCCACCGCCGCGGCGGGTGCTATGGTGAATGTGCGCGTGGTGCTCAATGCCACCACGGCGTCGCGGGGCACGCTGCAGTTGCTCCGCGAGGGAAGCGCGGTTGACCTCAACGGCGAGTCGCCGGGCAACGGGCGGCGGATCGAGCTGCGGCCGGGGCTGAACGTCGAAGTCGTGCAGGTGCTGCTGGATTCGGGGCGTGTGCACCGCTTCCGTGCGGTGTACGAGCCGGACGTGGTGGCCACCGGCAACGGCGGCACGGCCCTCGCGGGGGACACGACCACCGAGAACAACCGGGCCGAGGCGTTCACGATCACGCCGGGCAAGGGCGCGGTGCTGCTGGTGGACGGGAGCGCGGCCACCGGGGGCGACAGCACGGGCGCGACGCTCGCTGCCTCGCTGCGCAACAGCGGGCTGGAGGTGGTGGTCAGCGGCCCCGAGGCGTTGCCGCAGGACCTGCTGTCGTTGCAGGCGTACGACGTGGTGCTGCTGCAGAACGTGCCGGCGGAGGCGGTGCCGGTGCAGGCGCAGGAGACGCTGGTGGCGTACGTGCGCGACCTGGGCGGGGGGCTGGTCATGATTGGCGGGCCGGCGTCGTTCGGCGCGGGCGGGTGGAAGGGCTCGCCCATCGAGCCGATCCTGCCGGTGGCGCTGGACATCCCCGACAAGCTGGTCACGCCCGAGATCGCGATCGTGTTCGTGCTGGACAACTCGGGGTCGATGCGGGAGCCTGTGCTGGGGACGACCAAGTCGCAGCAGCAGATCGCCAACGAGTCGGCGGCGATGGCGATCCGCACGCTGGACCGGCGCGACCTGGTGGGCGTGATCACCTTCAACACCAACGCCGAGCTGCTGTGGCCGCTGCAGCGGAACACCAACACGACGGCGCTGACCGAGGCCGTGGAGGACATCTCCCCTGGCGGGGGCACGAACATGGTCCCGGGGCTGGAGCTGGCGCGGGCGCAGCTGCGGAACTCGCAGGCGAAGGTCAAGCACGTGGTGGCGCTTACCGACGGCAAGTCGCGCGGGAATGAGGTCGCCATCTCGCTCGCGGAGCAGATGAAGGCCGAGGGGATCAAGGTCTCCACGATCGCGGTGGGCGATGACGCGGACATCCGCACGCTGCAGACGATGGCGGACCACGGCGAGGGCGTGTTCTACCACGCGATCAGCGCGAGCCAACTGCCGCGAATTTTCCTAAAGGCCGTGCGGCTGGTGCGGACGCCGCTGATCCGGGAGACGCCGTTCGAGCCGGTGATCCTGCCGACGGGCTCGCCCATGGTGGCGGGGCTGGACGATCCGCCGCCGCTGAACGGCCTGACGCTCACGCAGCCGCGCCCCGAGCCGACGATCGTCAACGCCATCATGACACCGACGAACGAGCCGGTGCTGGCGCACTGGCAGGTGGGGCTGGGGCAGGTAGTCGCGTTCACGTCTGACACGTGGAAGTGGGCGCAGCCGTGGCTGCCGTGGGATGGGTACGAGAAGATGTGGGCGCAGGTGGTGCGGCAGACGTCGCGCCCGCAGGGCTCGCGGAACTTCCAGGCGACCACGCGGACCGATGGCGAGATGCTGCGGCTGCGGCTGGAGGCCAATGACGAGTCGGGCCGGCCGATGGAGCGGCTGGATGTGCCCGCGACGGTGTACGCGCCGTCGGGCGCTTCGCGCCAGGTGCGGCTGGTGCAGACCGGCCCGGGGACATACGAGGCGGATGTGCCCGCGGCGGAGACGGGGAGCTATGTGGCGCTCATCAAGCCGGTCGCCCGCGAGGGCAACTCGGAGCGGCGGCTGGCGCCGGTGATCGTGGGGTCGACCGTGCAGGAGGGCAGCGAGTTCCGGGCGCGGGAGTCCAACGATGCGCTGCTCGCGGCGATCGCCTCGACGAGCGGCGGGCGCGTCATCGAGCTCGCGGCGGCGGAGCGGGCGGAGCTGTTCGACCGTGCCCAGACGCGCCCGCGCGAGGCGGTGACGCCGATCTGGCGGACGCTGCTGATCTGGTGCATCGGCGTGTTCCTGTTGGACGTGGCGACGCGCCGGGTGGCGTGGGATCGGTGGCTGAGCCGGCGGTTCCGGCCGGAGCTGTCGGCGGAGGCCGCGGCGGAGCGGGAGCGGGCTCACGCGGCGGAGCGGACGGTGTCGGCGCTGAAGTCGCGCGTGGGTGTGGATGGCGCTGCAGGCGCGACGCCGGCGATCGCGCTGTCGGAGCAGGATGCGCGGGACCTGGCGGTGGCGGCGCGGGACCGGCGGCGGGCGCAGCGGCTGGCGGGGCTTTCGGCGCAAGCTCCTGGCGGAGCAGTAGAGACAGGCGCGGGCGGGGCGACTTCACAACCCCCGTCGAAACCGATGAAGGAGCCCGAAACAGGGCTGCTCGCGGCCAAGCGGCGGGCCACCGAGCGGTTCGAGGACGATTGA
- a CDS encoding M28 family peptidase yields the protein MRPWRSSVVVLAAVVSLAGVGAGLPAMPRGGSGTGSGNVEPSPAEVLADDAKVWRQHVTTLSNPFLEGRAPDTKGNRIAADYIQWNYERLGLGPAFPTEVKGKDGEVTLRPFTSYRQEFKAPASQRPEFRYKLVEQAASYQVRRNRTELIGGEDFNVIGHSGSGEVTGAVVFCGYSLDDEEKEYYSYPPKTDLTGKIAMILRFEPMDEQGKSRWSEDEDQPWTRATRLEPKFREAIYHNAAAIVLVNPPGVADDRADKLEGIQFSGAQQQKVPVIMMSRAAAEAFVKKADPKGRSLMELRRLADKQGGVVPFRDNVKLSIKAKVEKPIITTDNVGAILPGKGRLADEYIVIGSHYDHVGYGYFGSLDNSRGRIHAGADDNASGTSGNLLVAKKLVEAYRNLPDNAEARSVLFMAFSAEESGLVGSAYYTRHLIAPVEKHYLMLNMDMIGRLRKKPPLEIGGVGSGVGLEDWIQPYLESSGMATKQSRIGAPNSDHASFHVKKIPNLFFFTGLHREYHTPADTVDTLNFEGAAQVADLVYRIALDAAQRTEPLPFSSGRDADENDEAESPPRVVPRDEPNRDDPRNPANQRARADEKPEAPAADAGDAPAPQPRSSRRVRMGIMPGNYGVEGEGVEVAGITDPESPAAKAGIREGDVLLKWDDHTLGRVEDLQERMTKAEPGQVVKITFRREGKEQTVEVTLAGAGERRPAPARP from the coding sequence ATGCGGCCATGGCGTTCGTCGGTGGTGGTGCTCGCGGCGGTGGTTTCGCTCGCGGGGGTTGGCGCCGGCCTGCCGGCGATGCCGCGGGGCGGCTCGGGGACCGGCTCGGGCAATGTGGAGCCTTCCCCCGCTGAGGTGCTTGCGGATGACGCGAAGGTCTGGCGTCAGCACGTGACCACGCTCTCGAACCCGTTCCTGGAGGGGCGTGCGCCGGACACCAAGGGCAACCGCATCGCCGCGGACTACATCCAGTGGAACTACGAGCGGCTGGGTTTGGGCCCGGCGTTCCCGACCGAGGTGAAGGGCAAGGACGGCGAGGTCACGTTGAGGCCCTTCACGAGCTACCGCCAGGAGTTCAAGGCCCCAGCGTCGCAGCGGCCGGAGTTCCGCTACAAGCTCGTTGAGCAGGCCGCGTCGTACCAGGTTCGTCGCAACCGCACCGAGCTGATCGGCGGTGAGGACTTCAACGTCATCGGCCACTCCGGCAGCGGCGAGGTGACGGGGGCCGTGGTGTTCTGCGGGTACTCGCTCGACGACGAGGAGAAGGAGTACTACTCGTACCCGCCGAAGACCGACCTCACCGGCAAGATCGCCATGATCCTGCGGTTTGAGCCCATGGACGAGCAGGGCAAGAGCCGGTGGTCGGAGGATGAGGACCAGCCGTGGACGCGGGCGACGCGCCTGGAGCCCAAGTTCCGCGAGGCGATCTACCACAACGCCGCGGCCATCGTGCTGGTCAACCCGCCGGGCGTCGCCGACGACCGCGCCGACAAGCTGGAGGGCATCCAGTTCAGCGGGGCGCAGCAGCAGAAGGTGCCCGTGATCATGATGTCGCGGGCCGCCGCGGAGGCGTTCGTCAAGAAGGCGGACCCCAAGGGCCGCTCGCTGATGGAGCTGCGGCGGCTGGCGGACAAGCAGGGCGGAGTCGTCCCCTTCCGCGATAACGTGAAGCTGAGCATCAAGGCCAAGGTCGAGAAGCCGATCATCACCACCGACAACGTGGGGGCGATCCTGCCCGGCAAGGGGCGGCTGGCGGATGAGTACATCGTGATCGGCTCGCACTACGACCACGTGGGCTACGGGTACTTCGGTTCCCTGGACAACTCGCGCGGGCGGATCCACGCGGGGGCCGACGACAACGCCAGTGGCACGTCGGGCAATCTGCTCGTGGCGAAGAAACTGGTGGAGGCGTACCGCAACCTGCCGGACAACGCCGAGGCCCGCTCCGTGCTGTTCATGGCCTTCAGCGCTGAGGAGTCGGGGCTGGTGGGCAGCGCGTACTACACGCGCCACCTGATCGCACCCGTTGAGAAGCACTACCTGATGCTCAACATGGACATGATCGGGCGGCTGCGCAAGAAGCCGCCGCTGGAGATCGGCGGGGTGGGCTCTGGCGTGGGGCTGGAGGACTGGATCCAGCCGTACCTTGAGAGCAGCGGCATGGCCACCAAGCAGTCGCGCATCGGAGCGCCCAACTCCGACCATGCCAGCTTTCACGTCAAGAAGATCCCCAATCTGTTCTTTTTCACCGGGCTGCACCGCGAGTACCACACGCCCGCGGACACGGTGGACACGCTGAACTTCGAAGGGGCCGCGCAGGTGGCGGACCTCGTCTACCGCATCGCCCTAGACGCGGCCCAGCGGACCGAGCCGCTGCCGTTCAGCAGCGGTCGCGATGCCGATGAGAATGACGAGGCAGAGTCGCCGCCCCGCGTGGTGCCGCGGGATGAGCCCAACCGTGACGACCCGCGGAATCCGGCGAACCAGCGGGCACGCGCAGACGAAAAACCCGAGGCTCCTGCCGCTGATGCGGGCGATGCGCCCGCGCCGCAGCCGCGGTCCTCGCGTCGCGTACGCATGGGCATCATGCCCGGCAACTACGGCGTCGAGGGCGAGGGCGTCGAGGTCGCGGGTATCACTGACCCAGAGTCGCCCGCCGCGAAGGCGGGGATCAGGGAGGGCGACGTACTGCTCAAGTGGGACGACCACACCCTCGGGCGCGTCGAGGACCTTCAGGAGCGCATGACCAAGGCCGAGCCGGGACAGGTCGTCAAGATCACGTTCCGTCGCGAGGGCAAGGAGCAGACAGTCGAGGTGACGCTCGCAGGAGCGGGCGAGCGGAGGCCCGCGCCGGCCCGTCCCTGA